One window of Myxocyprinus asiaticus isolate MX2 ecotype Aquarium Trade chromosome 4, UBuf_Myxa_2, whole genome shotgun sequence genomic DNA carries:
- the LOC127438499 gene encoding immediate early response gene 5-like protein, with amino-acid sequence MINTMECAVDAQTLISISLRKIHNSRTQRGGIKLHKNLLVSYVLRNARQVYMNEKYAEIYRMQQYEEVMTVCNEIQELNPLDLVEDCEEQTLDCCGSANESPGLCGALLPVSHQAAPVQHIQPSSACSVPIPLQNEEVCKAPDPSFYRSCCAEAYPVSNCDFSPVSSMHCNKTTVLDLDTHVVTTVENGYLHQDCCASLQQCSQGAQSPAKKRKLDFGYYVSEIEEVPDFTPCKRAKFEDSSYANTEPLDTSNISNLISIFGSGFTGLVSRQADLEQVLNGQFCSKQALASLGAWTRAIVAF; translated from the coding sequence ATGATCAACACCATGGAGTGTGCAGTGGATGCACAAACTCTCATTTCGATATCTTTACGGAAAATCCACAACTCGCGTACGCAGAGAGGTGGAATCAAGCTGCACAAAAACCTGCTGGTCTCCTATGTGCTGAGGAACGCCAGGCAGGTCTACATGAACGAAAAGTACGCCGAGATCTACAGGATGCAACAGTACGAGGAGGTGATGACCGTCTGCAACGAGATCCAGGAGCTAAACCCGCTCGATTTGGTGGAGGACTGCGAGGAGCAGACGCTGGACTGCTGCGGCAGCGCAAACGAGTCACCGGGTCTCTGCGGCGCGCTCTTGCCCGTCAGTCACCAAGCTGCCCCGGTGCAGCACATCCAGCCTAGCAGCGCCTGCTCGGTGCCCATACCTCTCCAAAACGAAGAGGTCTGCAAAGCTCCGGATCCCTCGTTCTACCGAAGCTGTTGCGCGGAAGCCTACCCCGTGTCTAACTGTGACTTTTCGCCAGTAAGCAGCATGCACTGCAACAAAACTACAGTGCTAGATTTGGACACGCATGTCGTTACCACAGTAGAGAACGGGTATTTGCATCAGGACTGCTGCGCGTCGCTCCAACAGTGCAGCCAGGGCGCACAGAGCCCGGCCAAAAAGCGCAAGCTTGACTTTGGTTACTACGTGTCCGAAATCGAGGAGGTACCGGATTTTACGCCGTGCAAGAGAGCGAAATTCGAGGACTCCTCATACGCAAACACGGAACCCTTGGACACCTCGAACATTTCCAATCTCATCTCGATCTTCGGCTCGGGGTTTACGGGACTGGTTAGCCGACAAGCGGACTTGGAGCAAGTTCTAAACGGACAGTTCTGTAGCAAACAAGCCCTGGCGAGTTTAGGGGCTTGGACGAGAGCTATTGTAGCGTTTTGA